A window from Zonotrichia albicollis isolate bZonAlb1 chromosome 8, bZonAlb1.hap1, whole genome shotgun sequence encodes these proteins:
- the FUBP1 gene encoding far upstream element-binding protein 1 isoform X7 — protein MADYSTVPPPAAGAPGGGGGGAGGVNDAFKDALQRARQIAAKIGGDAGTAMNSNDYGYGGQKRPLEDGDQPDAKKVAPQNDSFGNQLPPMHQQQRSVMTEEYKVPDGMVGFIIGRGGEQISRIQQESGCKIQIAPDSGGLPERSCMLTGTPESVQSAKRLLDQIVEKGRPAPGFHHGDGPGNAVQEIMIPASKAGLVIGKGGETIKQLQERAGVKMVMIQDGPQNTGADKPLRITGDPYKVQQAKEMVLELIRDQGGFREVRNEYGSRIGGNEGIDVPIPRFAVGIVIGRNGEMIKKIQNDAGVRIQFKPDDGTTPDRIAQITGPPDRCQHAAEIITDLLRSVQAGNPGGPGPGGRGRGRGQGNWNMGPPGGLQEFNFIVPTGKTGLIIGKGGETIKSISQQSGARIELQRNPPPNADPNMKMFTIRGTPQQIDYARQLIEEKIGGPVNPLGPPVPHGPHGVVPGPHGPPGPPGPGAPMGPYNPAPYNPGPPGPAPHGPPAPYAPQGWGNAYPHWQPPNPPDPGKPGTDPNSAAWAAYYAHYYQQQAQPPPAAPPGGPATTQTNGQGDQPNPAPAGQVDYTKAWEEYYKKMGQAVPAPAGAPPGGQPDYSAAWAEYYRQQAAYYAQTSPQGMPQHPPAPQCLPRPSTLGSAAKKQQTFNHH, from the exons ATGGCGGACTATTCCACGGTGCCCCCTCCTGCCGCGGGCGCGCCCGGGGGAGGTGGTGGCGGGGCTGGAGGAGTGAACGATGCCTTTAAAGACGCGCTGCAGAGGGCTAGGCAG ATTGCAGCGAAAATTGGAGGAGATGCTGGCACAGCAATGAATTCAAACGACTACGGTTATGGAGGGCAGAAAAGACCTCTCGAGGATGGAG ATCAACCAGATGCTAAGAAAGTTGCTCCCCAGAATGACt CTTTTGGAAATCAGCTCCCACCGATGCATCAGCAGCAAAG GTCTGTGATGACAGAGGAGTACAAAGTTCCAGACGGGATGGTTGGATTCA TCATTGGCAGAGGTGGAGAGCAGATCTCGCGCATACAGCAGGAGTCTGGCTGCAAAATACAGATTGCACCTG ATAGTGGAGGCCTGCCTGAAAGATCATGTATGCTAACTGGGACACCAGAGTCTGTTCA GTCAGCAAAAAGATTGCTTGATCAGATAGTTGAAAAGGGAAGACCTGCACCTGGATTTCATCATGGTGATGGACCTGGAAATGCAGTCCAAGAAATTATGATTCCAGCAAGTAAAGCAGGATTAGTTATTGGGAAAGGTGGAGAGACAATTAAACAATTACAG GAGCGGGCAGGTGTCAAAATGGTCATGATTCAGGATGGCCCACAGAACACTGGTGCAGACAAGCCCCTTAGGATAACTGGAGACCCTTACAAAGTTCAG CAAGCCAAGGAAATGGTGCTGGAGTTAATTCGTGACCAAGGTGGCTTTAGAGAGGTGCGCAACGAATATGGGTCAAGAATAGGAGGAAATGAAGGGATAGAC gttccAATACCACGATTTGCTGTAGGTATTGTAATTGGAAGAAATGGAGAGATGATTAAGAAGATCCAGAACGATGCTGGGGTTAGGATTCAGTTCAAGCCAG ATGATGGAACAACTCCAGATAGAATAGCCCAGATCACAGGGCCTCCTGACAGATGTCAGCATGCTGCAGAAATCATTACAGATCTCCTTCGCAGTGTTCAG GCTGGTAACCCTGGTGGGCCAGGACCTGGTGGTCGAGGAAGGGGTAGAGGCCAAGGCAACTGGAACATGGGGCCTCCTGGTGGATTACAGGAGTTCAATTTTATTGTCCCTACTGGCAAAACTGGATTAATCATTGGAAAAG GTGGTGAAACTATTAAAAGTATAAGCCAACAGTCTGGTGCTAGAATAGAACTTCAGAGAAATCCTCCACCTAATGCAGATCCAAACATGAAGATGTTTACTATCCGTGGGACACCCCAGCAAATAGATTATGCACGACAACTTATAGAGGAAAAGATTGGA GGTCCAGTGAATCCGTTGGGTCCCCCGGTTCCCCATGGTCCCCATGGTGTTGTTCCTGGCCCACATGGACCTCCTGGGCCGCCGGGTCCTGGTGCTCCCATGGGCCCCTACAACCCAGCTCCTTACAACCCAGGCCCTCCTGGTCCTGCCCCTCA TGGTCCTCCAGCTCCATATGCtccacagggatggggaaatgCTTATCCACACTGGCAGCCACCAAACCCACCAGACCCAG GTAAGCCAGGAACAGATCCCAATTCAGCAGCGTGGGCAGCTTATTATGCTCACTATTACCAGCAGCAAgcacagccaccacctgcagcccctcctggtggACCAGCTACAACCCAAACCAATGGACAAG GAGATCAGCCAAatccagcaccagcagggcagGTTGACTATACCAAGGCCTGGGAGGAGTACTACAAAAAAATGG GTCAAGCCGTGCCTGCCCCTGCTGGGGCTCCTCCGGGCGGGCAGCCGGATTACAGCGCGGCGTGGGCCGAGTACTACCGGCAGCAGGCAGCGTACTACGCCCAGACAAGTCCCCAGGGAATGCCCCAGCATCCTCCAGCGCCACAG TGCCTTCCCAGACCTTCCACCTTAGGTTCTGCTGCAAAAAAGCAACAG acATTTAATCATCACTGA
- the FUBP1 gene encoding far upstream element-binding protein 1 isoform X8 — MADYSTVPPPAAGAPGGGGGGAGGVNDAFKDALQRARQIAAKIGGDAGTAMNSNDYGYGGQKRPLEDGDQPDAKKVAPQNDSFGNQLPPMHQQQRSVMTEEYKVPDGMVGFIIGRGGEQISRIQQESGCKIQIAPDSGGLPERSCMLTGTPESVQSAKRLLDQIVEKGRPAPGFHHGDGPGNAVQEIMIPASKAGLVIGKGGETIKQLQERAGVKMVMIQDGPQNTGADKPLRITGDPYKVQQAKEMVLELIRDQGGFREVPIPRFAVGIVIGRNGEMIKKIQNDAGVRIQFKPDDGTTPDRIAQITGPPDRCQHAAEIITDLLRSVQAGNPGGPGPGGRGRGRGQGNWNMGPPGGLQEFNFIVPTGKTGLIIGKGGETIKSISQQSGARIELQRNPPPNADPNMKMFTIRGTPQQIDYARQLIEEKIGGPVNPLGPPVPHGPHGVVPGPHGPPGPPGPGAPMGPYNPAPYNPGPPGPAPHGPPAPYAPQGWGNAYPHWQPPNPPDPGKPGTDPNSAAWAAYYAHYYQQQAQPPPAAPPGGPATTQTNGQGDQPNPAPAGQVDYTKAWEEYYKKMGQAVPAPAGAPPGGQPDYSAAWAEYYRQQAAYYAQTSPQGMPQHPPAPQCLPRPSTLGSAAKKQQTFNHH; from the exons ATGGCGGACTATTCCACGGTGCCCCCTCCTGCCGCGGGCGCGCCCGGGGGAGGTGGTGGCGGGGCTGGAGGAGTGAACGATGCCTTTAAAGACGCGCTGCAGAGGGCTAGGCAG ATTGCAGCGAAAATTGGAGGAGATGCTGGCACAGCAATGAATTCAAACGACTACGGTTATGGAGGGCAGAAAAGACCTCTCGAGGATGGAG ATCAACCAGATGCTAAGAAAGTTGCTCCCCAGAATGACt CTTTTGGAAATCAGCTCCCACCGATGCATCAGCAGCAAAG GTCTGTGATGACAGAGGAGTACAAAGTTCCAGACGGGATGGTTGGATTCA TCATTGGCAGAGGTGGAGAGCAGATCTCGCGCATACAGCAGGAGTCTGGCTGCAAAATACAGATTGCACCTG ATAGTGGAGGCCTGCCTGAAAGATCATGTATGCTAACTGGGACACCAGAGTCTGTTCA GTCAGCAAAAAGATTGCTTGATCAGATAGTTGAAAAGGGAAGACCTGCACCTGGATTTCATCATGGTGATGGACCTGGAAATGCAGTCCAAGAAATTATGATTCCAGCAAGTAAAGCAGGATTAGTTATTGGGAAAGGTGGAGAGACAATTAAACAATTACAG GAGCGGGCAGGTGTCAAAATGGTCATGATTCAGGATGGCCCACAGAACACTGGTGCAGACAAGCCCCTTAGGATAACTGGAGACCCTTACAAAGTTCAG CAAGCCAAGGAAATGGTGCTGGAGTTAATTCGTGACCAAGGTGGCTTTAGAGAG gttccAATACCACGATTTGCTGTAGGTATTGTAATTGGAAGAAATGGAGAGATGATTAAGAAGATCCAGAACGATGCTGGGGTTAGGATTCAGTTCAAGCCAG ATGATGGAACAACTCCAGATAGAATAGCCCAGATCACAGGGCCTCCTGACAGATGTCAGCATGCTGCAGAAATCATTACAGATCTCCTTCGCAGTGTTCAG GCTGGTAACCCTGGTGGGCCAGGACCTGGTGGTCGAGGAAGGGGTAGAGGCCAAGGCAACTGGAACATGGGGCCTCCTGGTGGATTACAGGAGTTCAATTTTATTGTCCCTACTGGCAAAACTGGATTAATCATTGGAAAAG GTGGTGAAACTATTAAAAGTATAAGCCAACAGTCTGGTGCTAGAATAGAACTTCAGAGAAATCCTCCACCTAATGCAGATCCAAACATGAAGATGTTTACTATCCGTGGGACACCCCAGCAAATAGATTATGCACGACAACTTATAGAGGAAAAGATTGGA GGTCCAGTGAATCCGTTGGGTCCCCCGGTTCCCCATGGTCCCCATGGTGTTGTTCCTGGCCCACATGGACCTCCTGGGCCGCCGGGTCCTGGTGCTCCCATGGGCCCCTACAACCCAGCTCCTTACAACCCAGGCCCTCCTGGTCCTGCCCCTCA TGGTCCTCCAGCTCCATATGCtccacagggatggggaaatgCTTATCCACACTGGCAGCCACCAAACCCACCAGACCCAG GTAAGCCAGGAACAGATCCCAATTCAGCAGCGTGGGCAGCTTATTATGCTCACTATTACCAGCAGCAAgcacagccaccacctgcagcccctcctggtggACCAGCTACAACCCAAACCAATGGACAAG GAGATCAGCCAAatccagcaccagcagggcagGTTGACTATACCAAGGCCTGGGAGGAGTACTACAAAAAAATGG GTCAAGCCGTGCCTGCCCCTGCTGGGGCTCCTCCGGGCGGGCAGCCGGATTACAGCGCGGCGTGGGCCGAGTACTACCGGCAGCAGGCAGCGTACTACGCCCAGACAAGTCCCCAGGGAATGCCCCAGCATCCTCCAGCGCCACAG TGCCTTCCCAGACCTTCCACCTTAGGTTCTGCTGCAAAAAAGCAACAG acATTTAATCATCACTGA
- the FUBP1 gene encoding far upstream element-binding protein 1 isoform X4, with protein sequence MADYSTVPPPAAGAPGGGGGGAGGVNDAFKDALQRARQIAAKIGGDAGTAMNSNDYGYGGQKRPLEDGDGSWTSPSSTTHWEGMPSPFKDQPDAKKVAPQNDSFGNQLPPMHQQQRSVMTEEYKVPDGMVGFIIGRGGEQISRIQQESGCKIQIAPDSGGLPERSCMLTGTPESVQSAKRLLDQIVEKGRPAPGFHHGDGPGNAVQEIMIPASKAGLVIGKGGETIKQLQERAGVKMVMIQDGPQNTGADKPLRITGDPYKVQQAKEMVLELIRDQGGFREVPIPRFAVGIVIGRNGEMIKKIQNDAGVRIQFKPDDGTTPDRIAQITGPPDRCQHAAEIITDLLRSVQAGNPGGPGPGGRGRGRGQGNWNMGPPGGLQEFNFIVPTGKTGLIIGKGGETIKSISQQSGARIELQRNPPPNADPNMKMFTIRGTPQQIDYARQLIEEKIGGPVNPLGPPVPHGPHGVVPGPHGPPGPPGPGAPMGPYNPAPYNPGPPGPAPHGPPAPYAPQGWGNAYPHWQPPNPPDPGKPGTDPNSAAWAAYYAHYYQQQAQPPPAAPPGGPATTQTNGQGDQPNPAPAGQVDYTKAWEEYYKKMGQAVPAPAGAPPGGQPDYSAAWAEYYRQQAAYYAQTSPQGMPQHPPAPQCLPRPSTLGSAAKKQQTFNHH encoded by the exons ATGGCGGACTATTCCACGGTGCCCCCTCCTGCCGCGGGCGCGCCCGGGGGAGGTGGTGGCGGGGCTGGAGGAGTGAACGATGCCTTTAAAGACGCGCTGCAGAGGGCTAGGCAG ATTGCAGCGAAAATTGGAGGAGATGCTGGCACAGCAATGAATTCAAACGACTACGGTTATGGAGGGCAGAAAAGACCTCTCGAGGATGGAG ATGGCTCTTGGACAAGTCCGAGCAGTACAACACACTGGGAGGGAATGCCCTCTCCTTTTAAAG ATCAACCAGATGCTAAGAAAGTTGCTCCCCAGAATGACt CTTTTGGAAATCAGCTCCCACCGATGCATCAGCAGCAAAG GTCTGTGATGACAGAGGAGTACAAAGTTCCAGACGGGATGGTTGGATTCA TCATTGGCAGAGGTGGAGAGCAGATCTCGCGCATACAGCAGGAGTCTGGCTGCAAAATACAGATTGCACCTG ATAGTGGAGGCCTGCCTGAAAGATCATGTATGCTAACTGGGACACCAGAGTCTGTTCA GTCAGCAAAAAGATTGCTTGATCAGATAGTTGAAAAGGGAAGACCTGCACCTGGATTTCATCATGGTGATGGACCTGGAAATGCAGTCCAAGAAATTATGATTCCAGCAAGTAAAGCAGGATTAGTTATTGGGAAAGGTGGAGAGACAATTAAACAATTACAG GAGCGGGCAGGTGTCAAAATGGTCATGATTCAGGATGGCCCACAGAACACTGGTGCAGACAAGCCCCTTAGGATAACTGGAGACCCTTACAAAGTTCAG CAAGCCAAGGAAATGGTGCTGGAGTTAATTCGTGACCAAGGTGGCTTTAGAGAG gttccAATACCACGATTTGCTGTAGGTATTGTAATTGGAAGAAATGGAGAGATGATTAAGAAGATCCAGAACGATGCTGGGGTTAGGATTCAGTTCAAGCCAG ATGATGGAACAACTCCAGATAGAATAGCCCAGATCACAGGGCCTCCTGACAGATGTCAGCATGCTGCAGAAATCATTACAGATCTCCTTCGCAGTGTTCAG GCTGGTAACCCTGGTGGGCCAGGACCTGGTGGTCGAGGAAGGGGTAGAGGCCAAGGCAACTGGAACATGGGGCCTCCTGGTGGATTACAGGAGTTCAATTTTATTGTCCCTACTGGCAAAACTGGATTAATCATTGGAAAAG GTGGTGAAACTATTAAAAGTATAAGCCAACAGTCTGGTGCTAGAATAGAACTTCAGAGAAATCCTCCACCTAATGCAGATCCAAACATGAAGATGTTTACTATCCGTGGGACACCCCAGCAAATAGATTATGCACGACAACTTATAGAGGAAAAGATTGGA GGTCCAGTGAATCCGTTGGGTCCCCCGGTTCCCCATGGTCCCCATGGTGTTGTTCCTGGCCCACATGGACCTCCTGGGCCGCCGGGTCCTGGTGCTCCCATGGGCCCCTACAACCCAGCTCCTTACAACCCAGGCCCTCCTGGTCCTGCCCCTCA TGGTCCTCCAGCTCCATATGCtccacagggatggggaaatgCTTATCCACACTGGCAGCCACCAAACCCACCAGACCCAG GTAAGCCAGGAACAGATCCCAATTCAGCAGCGTGGGCAGCTTATTATGCTCACTATTACCAGCAGCAAgcacagccaccacctgcagcccctcctggtggACCAGCTACAACCCAAACCAATGGACAAG GAGATCAGCCAAatccagcaccagcagggcagGTTGACTATACCAAGGCCTGGGAGGAGTACTACAAAAAAATGG GTCAAGCCGTGCCTGCCCCTGCTGGGGCTCCTCCGGGCGGGCAGCCGGATTACAGCGCGGCGTGGGCCGAGTACTACCGGCAGCAGGCAGCGTACTACGCCCAGACAAGTCCCCAGGGAATGCCCCAGCATCCTCCAGCGCCACAG TGCCTTCCCAGACCTTCCACCTTAGGTTCTGCTGCAAAAAAGCAACAG acATTTAATCATCACTGA
- the FUBP1 gene encoding far upstream element-binding protein 1 isoform X3: protein MADYSTVPPPAAGAPGGGGGGAGGVNDAFKDALQRARQIAAKIGGDAGTAMNSNDYGYGGQKRPLEDGDGSWTSPSSTTHWEGMPSPFKDQPDAKKVAPQNDSFGNQLPPMHQQQRSVMTEEYKVPDGMVGFIIGRGGEQISRIQQESGCKIQIAPDSGGLPERSCMLTGTPESVQSAKRLLDQIVEKGRPAPGFHHGDGPGNAVQEIMIPASKAGLVIGKGGETIKQLQERAGVKMVMIQDGPQNTGADKPLRITGDPYKVQQAKEMVLELIRDQGGFREVRNEYGSRIGGNEGIDVPIPRFAVGIVIGRNGEMIKKIQNDAGVRIQFKPDDGTTPDRIAQITGPPDRCQHAAEIITDLLRSVQAGNPGGPGPGGRGRGRGQGNWNMGPPGGLQEFNFIVPTGKTGLIIGKGGETIKSISQQSGARIELQRNPPPNADPNMKMFTIRGTPQQIDYARQLIEEKIGGPVNPLGPPVPHGPHGVVPGPHGPPGPPGPGAPMGPYNPAPYNPGPPGPAPHGPPAPYAPQGWGNAYPHWQPPNPPDPGKPGTDPNSAAWAAYYAHYYQQQAQPPPAAPPGGPATTQTNGQGDQPNPAPAGQVDYTKAWEEYYKKMGQAVPAPAGAPPGGQPDYSAAWAEYYRQQAAYYAQTSPQGMPQHPPAPQTFNHH, encoded by the exons ATGGCGGACTATTCCACGGTGCCCCCTCCTGCCGCGGGCGCGCCCGGGGGAGGTGGTGGCGGGGCTGGAGGAGTGAACGATGCCTTTAAAGACGCGCTGCAGAGGGCTAGGCAG ATTGCAGCGAAAATTGGAGGAGATGCTGGCACAGCAATGAATTCAAACGACTACGGTTATGGAGGGCAGAAAAGACCTCTCGAGGATGGAG ATGGCTCTTGGACAAGTCCGAGCAGTACAACACACTGGGAGGGAATGCCCTCTCCTTTTAAAG ATCAACCAGATGCTAAGAAAGTTGCTCCCCAGAATGACt CTTTTGGAAATCAGCTCCCACCGATGCATCAGCAGCAAAG GTCTGTGATGACAGAGGAGTACAAAGTTCCAGACGGGATGGTTGGATTCA TCATTGGCAGAGGTGGAGAGCAGATCTCGCGCATACAGCAGGAGTCTGGCTGCAAAATACAGATTGCACCTG ATAGTGGAGGCCTGCCTGAAAGATCATGTATGCTAACTGGGACACCAGAGTCTGTTCA GTCAGCAAAAAGATTGCTTGATCAGATAGTTGAAAAGGGAAGACCTGCACCTGGATTTCATCATGGTGATGGACCTGGAAATGCAGTCCAAGAAATTATGATTCCAGCAAGTAAAGCAGGATTAGTTATTGGGAAAGGTGGAGAGACAATTAAACAATTACAG GAGCGGGCAGGTGTCAAAATGGTCATGATTCAGGATGGCCCACAGAACACTGGTGCAGACAAGCCCCTTAGGATAACTGGAGACCCTTACAAAGTTCAG CAAGCCAAGGAAATGGTGCTGGAGTTAATTCGTGACCAAGGTGGCTTTAGAGAGGTGCGCAACGAATATGGGTCAAGAATAGGAGGAAATGAAGGGATAGAC gttccAATACCACGATTTGCTGTAGGTATTGTAATTGGAAGAAATGGAGAGATGATTAAGAAGATCCAGAACGATGCTGGGGTTAGGATTCAGTTCAAGCCAG ATGATGGAACAACTCCAGATAGAATAGCCCAGATCACAGGGCCTCCTGACAGATGTCAGCATGCTGCAGAAATCATTACAGATCTCCTTCGCAGTGTTCAG GCTGGTAACCCTGGTGGGCCAGGACCTGGTGGTCGAGGAAGGGGTAGAGGCCAAGGCAACTGGAACATGGGGCCTCCTGGTGGATTACAGGAGTTCAATTTTATTGTCCCTACTGGCAAAACTGGATTAATCATTGGAAAAG GTGGTGAAACTATTAAAAGTATAAGCCAACAGTCTGGTGCTAGAATAGAACTTCAGAGAAATCCTCCACCTAATGCAGATCCAAACATGAAGATGTTTACTATCCGTGGGACACCCCAGCAAATAGATTATGCACGACAACTTATAGAGGAAAAGATTGGA GGTCCAGTGAATCCGTTGGGTCCCCCGGTTCCCCATGGTCCCCATGGTGTTGTTCCTGGCCCACATGGACCTCCTGGGCCGCCGGGTCCTGGTGCTCCCATGGGCCCCTACAACCCAGCTCCTTACAACCCAGGCCCTCCTGGTCCTGCCCCTCA TGGTCCTCCAGCTCCATATGCtccacagggatggggaaatgCTTATCCACACTGGCAGCCACCAAACCCACCAGACCCAG GTAAGCCAGGAACAGATCCCAATTCAGCAGCGTGGGCAGCTTATTATGCTCACTATTACCAGCAGCAAgcacagccaccacctgcagcccctcctggtggACCAGCTACAACCCAAACCAATGGACAAG GAGATCAGCCAAatccagcaccagcagggcagGTTGACTATACCAAGGCCTGGGAGGAGTACTACAAAAAAATGG GTCAAGCCGTGCCTGCCCCTGCTGGGGCTCCTCCGGGCGGGCAGCCGGATTACAGCGCGGCGTGGGCCGAGTACTACCGGCAGCAGGCAGCGTACTACGCCCAGACAAGTCCCCAGGGAATGCCCCAGCATCCTCCAGCGCCACAG acATTTAATCATCACTGA
- the FUBP1 gene encoding far upstream element-binding protein 1 isoform X1, with translation MADYSTVPPPAAGAPGGGGGGAGGVNDAFKDALQRARQIAAKIGGDAGTAMNSNDYGYGGQKRPLEDGDGSWTSPSSTTHWEGMPSPFKDQPDAKKVAPQNDSFGNQLPPMHQQQRSVMTEEYKVPDGMVGFIIGRGGEQISRIQQESGCKIQIAPDSGGLPERSCMLTGTPESVQSAKRLLDQIVEKGRPAPGFHHGDGPGNAVQEIMIPASKAGLVIGKGGETIKQLQERAGVKMVMIQDGPQNTGADKPLRITGDPYKVQQAKEMVLELIRDQGGFREVRNEYGSRIGGNEGIDVPIPRFAVGIVIGRNGEMIKKIQNDAGVRIQFKPDDGTTPDRIAQITGPPDRCQHAAEIITDLLRSVQAGNPGGPGPGGRGRGRGQGNWNMGPPGGLQEFNFIVPTGKTGLIIGKGGETIKSISQQSGARIELQRNPPPNADPNMKMFTIRGTPQQIDYARQLIEEKIGGPVNPLGPPVPHGPHGVVPGPHGPPGPPGPGAPMGPYNPAPYNPGPPGPAPHGPPAPYAPQGWGNAYPHWQPPNPPDPGKPGTDPNSAAWAAYYAHYYQQQAQPPPAAPPGGPATTQTNGQGDQPNPAPAGQVDYTKAWEEYYKKMGQAVPAPAGAPPGGQPDYSAAWAEYYRQQAAYYAQTSPQGMPQHPPAPQCLPRPSTLGSAAKKQQTFNHH, from the exons ATGGCGGACTATTCCACGGTGCCCCCTCCTGCCGCGGGCGCGCCCGGGGGAGGTGGTGGCGGGGCTGGAGGAGTGAACGATGCCTTTAAAGACGCGCTGCAGAGGGCTAGGCAG ATTGCAGCGAAAATTGGAGGAGATGCTGGCACAGCAATGAATTCAAACGACTACGGTTATGGAGGGCAGAAAAGACCTCTCGAGGATGGAG ATGGCTCTTGGACAAGTCCGAGCAGTACAACACACTGGGAGGGAATGCCCTCTCCTTTTAAAG ATCAACCAGATGCTAAGAAAGTTGCTCCCCAGAATGACt CTTTTGGAAATCAGCTCCCACCGATGCATCAGCAGCAAAG GTCTGTGATGACAGAGGAGTACAAAGTTCCAGACGGGATGGTTGGATTCA TCATTGGCAGAGGTGGAGAGCAGATCTCGCGCATACAGCAGGAGTCTGGCTGCAAAATACAGATTGCACCTG ATAGTGGAGGCCTGCCTGAAAGATCATGTATGCTAACTGGGACACCAGAGTCTGTTCA GTCAGCAAAAAGATTGCTTGATCAGATAGTTGAAAAGGGAAGACCTGCACCTGGATTTCATCATGGTGATGGACCTGGAAATGCAGTCCAAGAAATTATGATTCCAGCAAGTAAAGCAGGATTAGTTATTGGGAAAGGTGGAGAGACAATTAAACAATTACAG GAGCGGGCAGGTGTCAAAATGGTCATGATTCAGGATGGCCCACAGAACACTGGTGCAGACAAGCCCCTTAGGATAACTGGAGACCCTTACAAAGTTCAG CAAGCCAAGGAAATGGTGCTGGAGTTAATTCGTGACCAAGGTGGCTTTAGAGAGGTGCGCAACGAATATGGGTCAAGAATAGGAGGAAATGAAGGGATAGAC gttccAATACCACGATTTGCTGTAGGTATTGTAATTGGAAGAAATGGAGAGATGATTAAGAAGATCCAGAACGATGCTGGGGTTAGGATTCAGTTCAAGCCAG ATGATGGAACAACTCCAGATAGAATAGCCCAGATCACAGGGCCTCCTGACAGATGTCAGCATGCTGCAGAAATCATTACAGATCTCCTTCGCAGTGTTCAG GCTGGTAACCCTGGTGGGCCAGGACCTGGTGGTCGAGGAAGGGGTAGAGGCCAAGGCAACTGGAACATGGGGCCTCCTGGTGGATTACAGGAGTTCAATTTTATTGTCCCTACTGGCAAAACTGGATTAATCATTGGAAAAG GTGGTGAAACTATTAAAAGTATAAGCCAACAGTCTGGTGCTAGAATAGAACTTCAGAGAAATCCTCCACCTAATGCAGATCCAAACATGAAGATGTTTACTATCCGTGGGACACCCCAGCAAATAGATTATGCACGACAACTTATAGAGGAAAAGATTGGA GGTCCAGTGAATCCGTTGGGTCCCCCGGTTCCCCATGGTCCCCATGGTGTTGTTCCTGGCCCACATGGACCTCCTGGGCCGCCGGGTCCTGGTGCTCCCATGGGCCCCTACAACCCAGCTCCTTACAACCCAGGCCCTCCTGGTCCTGCCCCTCA TGGTCCTCCAGCTCCATATGCtccacagggatggggaaatgCTTATCCACACTGGCAGCCACCAAACCCACCAGACCCAG GTAAGCCAGGAACAGATCCCAATTCAGCAGCGTGGGCAGCTTATTATGCTCACTATTACCAGCAGCAAgcacagccaccacctgcagcccctcctggtggACCAGCTACAACCCAAACCAATGGACAAG GAGATCAGCCAAatccagcaccagcagggcagGTTGACTATACCAAGGCCTGGGAGGAGTACTACAAAAAAATGG GTCAAGCCGTGCCTGCCCCTGCTGGGGCTCCTCCGGGCGGGCAGCCGGATTACAGCGCGGCGTGGGCCGAGTACTACCGGCAGCAGGCAGCGTACTACGCCCAGACAAGTCCCCAGGGAATGCCCCAGCATCCTCCAGCGCCACAG TGCCTTCCCAGACCTTCCACCTTAGGTTCTGCTGCAAAAAAGCAACAG acATTTAATCATCACTGA